In Leptotrichia buccalis C-1013-b, the genomic window ATAAAATAGTTAAGTTATACATTAAAAGAAAGAGCAGTAAAAGACTGTATCAGATTAAAAATAGAAAGGAGAGCTACTAAAGTTATTTAGTAGATGTGAATAATTATGCAAAGATGTGAAGTTTTTGGAAAAACAGTAAGCCACGGAAATAGAGTAAGTCACTCTCACAGAGCTACAAAAAGAATTTGGAGACCTAATTTACAAACAATGCTTTTAACTATTAATAATGAAGAAGTTAGAGTAAGAGTTTGTACAAAAGCAATGAAAACATTAAAAGGGAAAAATGTTGATCAAGTTAAAAAAATCTTGTTAAAAAATAAAGAAACATTAAGTCCTAAAATTTTAAAAGTATTAGCAAAGTAAGTTTTTAATAACTTACTTTTTTGTGTGTACCCGTAGCTCAACTGGATAGAGCGTCTGACTTCGGATCAGAAGGCTTGGGGTTCGATTCCTCACGGGTACGCCATTTTTTTATATAAAAAAAAATCAGTACAATAACATACAAATACAATATTTTTTCATATGTTATTGACTGAAGTAAATAATTTTTTTCAAAATTAAATTTTTATATTTCCTTAAATAGCTTCTTTAAACATTACTGAAAATACGATAATTAATAAGATACAGCATGCTAATAATGACAATTCACCATATATTCCGACTAAAACCATGCAAAGAAGCGCACCGACTAGAAAAAATAAATCTAATCCAATATATATCCAAAAATTTTGTAAAAATGATGTTTCTTTTGTATTTATATATTTAAATAGATTTTCCATTCCGCTTCGCAGGTTTCCTGTACATATAGTAGTTGCTCCTGCCATTCCTCTAATTTTTTTGAACCCTTGGTATTGAATTGCAGCGATAAATGACATAATTATGTTTATTGGCATATTCCATTTTCCACTTGGGACAAATGCAATAAAAAACATTATTATGACTTGATAGAATATGACAATTTGCTGCCATCGGAAAATTTTATGTTTTTCAAATTTGATTCGTATAAATTCTGAAAATAATATTCCCATTGTAAATACAAATACTGGAACAAAATAATAAAATGCTTTTCCAAAATTTCCTTTTCCCAAATTTATTGCAAGAAAAACAATATTTCCAGTCTGTGCATTAGCCAACACATTTCCACGTGTAGAAAATGTATATGTGTCCATAAATCCCCCAACCATACATAGAAGCATTGCCAATCGAAATGTTTCTGGAGGATATTCTTCTCCATTAAAGAAAATTTTTTTTATATTTCTTGCCATTTTCATCTCCTTTTTAAAATTTTAAACTTTTTTAAAATTCAAATCCAAAAATATACATATTTTCTCCCTTTTCATCAATTTAATTTCTAATAAAATTAATTTTTTACCAGTTGTATATCAAGGAATCGAATTATATATAAATTTTATATACAAATATTGTATCAAACTTTTTTATATTTTTAAAGTCGTAAATAGTTATAATTTTTAATTTTCCAGAATATCAAATTTATATCCAACTCCCCAAATAGTTTTAATATTCCATTTTTTATGCTCATAATTATCCATTTTTGCACGAAGCCGTTTTATATGGGTATCAACAGTACGGCTTTCGCCAAAATAGTCGAATCCCCAGATTAAATCTAGCAGATTTTCTCTCGTAAAAACTTTATTCTGATTTGTCGCTAGTGTCCACAAAATTTCGATTTCCTTTTTTGTTAAGGAAATTATTTCGTTATTTATTTTTACAGTAAAATTATTTAAGTCAATTTCAAGATTATCAAACGAGAATATTTTTTCGCTGTCATCATTTTTTGGAGTAATCCGACGTAAAATGGCATTTATCCTTGCTATAATCTCTCCAGGTGAAAATGGCTTTACAATGTAGTCATCTGCACCTATTTCCAGCCCCATTATTTTCTCATAATCTTCTCCACGTGCTGTAATCATTATAATTGGAACATTGGAAAATTTCCGCACTTCACGGCATACATCAAATCCATCTTTTTTTGGCATCATAACATCCAGAAGCACAATATCAAATTTATTTTCCTCCACTTCCTTAAGAGCGTCTTCTCCATTGAAAACAGTGCTTACAATAAAATTATTTTTTTTACAGTACTCTGAAAGTATTGATACAATCTGCTTATTATCATCTGCAATTAATACTTTATACATTTTATTTCTCCTTTACGATAAAGTTAAATCCTAAAGTTATTAGTTCAGTCTTGAAAGAAACGGAATATATAGTAATACCGCTTAAAACTGAACTAAAAAATTATGGCTGTTTTACCCAAACTTTAAAATTATTTTTTTTATTGGTTTGATTTTAAAGAAGTTCAAGTATATAATAAAATTTTATCATAAATTTATTGAAATATAAATACTAATTTTTATTATATAGGAAATTTCAGTAAAGTGTGGTATTATTATAATACGAATAAAAATGTAGTATAAATAAGGCGGAAATGGCTATGAAAACATATAACTTGCTTTATGAAAATTTAGAAAATATGAAAATAAAAGGAGTTACAAAAACAAACATTCCAAAATTTAGGAAATTGGGAGTTTTTATACTTTATGATTTGCTTTATTTTTTCCCAAGGGCTTATGAGAATAGAAGTAATCATAAGAAAATTGCGGAAATTCTGGCGGATGAATTTGTGATTTTACAGGGGACAATTGTGAATGTGGTTAATCAGTATATAAAGGCTGGGAGAACTATGTTTCGTGCGGTTTTGAGTGATGATAGCGGAATGATTGAGCTTGTGTGGTTTAATAACAGGTTTGTGAAAAATGGGATTCATATTGGTGATGAGATTACGGTTTATGGAAAAGTAAGAAAGACTGTAAAATTTCAGCTTGTAAATCCTGAGTATAAAAAAATCAATCAAGCTAGTTTTGATATGCATGAACAAAAACAGATATTACCTATTTATCCGTCTACAGAATCACTTAGACAGCAGGTAATCAGAAAAGTTATGGAAAATGCCCTAATGGATTACGGATATTTGTTGCAGGAAAATCTACCAAAGGAATTTTTGCAGAAGGAGAAACTGCTCGGAAGAAAAGAGGCAGTCTTAAATATTCATTTTCCAGAAAGTGAGGAAAAGCAAAGCAAAGCACGGAAAAGATTTATGCTGGAGGAAATTTTGCTTCTGGAAATGGGGATTTTGCAAAATCGTTTTAGTGTAGACAAGGCAAATAAGAATCTTTACAAACTTGAGGATAATAAAAGTCTTGTGAGCAAGTTTATAAAAAGTCTGGATTATGAGTTGACAAAGGCACAGAAGCGTGTAATAAAGGAGATTTATTCTGAATTAAAGGCTGGAAAGATTGTAAATAGGCTGATTCAGGGGGACGTTGGTTCTGGAAAGACGATTGTTTCATTTATAATGCTTCTTTATATGGTTGAAAATAATTATCAGGGCGTAATTATGGCACCTACAGAAATTCTTGCTACACAGCATTATCTGGGAATTGTAGATGAGTTTATGAATCTTGACATACGAGTGGAACTTTTGACTAGGAGTGTGAAGGGAAAGAAAAAGGAAAAATTGCTGAATGAAATAAAAGAAGGACTTGTTGACATTGTGATTGGGACACATTCTCTAATTGAGGACAATGTGATTTTCAAAAATCTTGGACTAATTGTAATTGATGAACAGCACAGGTTTGGGGTAACACAGCGAAAACTTTTACGTGACAAGGGAAATATTGCCAATTTAATTGTTATGAGTGCCACTCCAATTCCACGTTCGCTTGCACTTACAATTTACGGAGATTTGGACGTGTCAATTATTGACGAGTTGCCTGCTGGAAGAAGTCCGATTAAGACAAAATGGATACAAAATGAAATTGACAGACAAAAAATGTATAACTTTATGGAAAAGAAAATGAAAGATGGACGGCAAGTGTACATAGTGTCGCCATTAATTGAGGAAAGTGAGAGCCTGAATGTAAAATCAGCACAGGAAACATACGAAGAGTACATTTCAATTTTTCCAAATAGAAAAATCGGACTTATGCACGGACGGCAAACTTACAAGGAAAAGCAGAAAGTCATGGAACAGTTTAAAAATCACGAACTTGACATTCTAGTTTCCACAACGGTAATCGAAGTTGGAGTAAATGTTCCAAATGCTTCTATTATGGTAATCCGTGACGCCCAAAGATTCGGACTTTCTTCACTTCATCAGCTGCGAGGAAGAGTTGGTCGTGGAAAATACCAGTCCTACTGCTTTTTAGAATCTGAAACAACAAATGAAATTTCAACCAAAAGACTGGAAGTTATGGAAGAAACAACAGATGGTTTCAAAATTGCCGAAGAAGATTTAAAGTTACGTAATTCAGGAGAAATTTTAGGAACAAGGCAAAGTGGAGTATCTGACATGCTTTTTACGGACATTGTAAAAAATGTGAAGGAAATCAAATTTGTACGTGATTTTGTAATGGAATATTTGAAAAAGAATGATGGGAAAATAGAAAATGAATTTTTGAAAATGGATATTTATAGGAAGTTTTTTAATAATGCAGATGATTAACTTTAAATTATTAGTTTTTTTGAAATTTATATTTATTCAAAAATAGTAAAATAAATATTCTGAAGCAAGGGGTCTTGACCCCTTGTGGAAATAAAAAAACTTAGATTATTGCATATATCTAATAGTATTCAGAAAGTAGAAAAAATAATAAATATAAAAATTTAAAAATTAGGAAATTGTAAAAGTAAAAGCATAAAGATTGAATAACAGCTGCATTTATAAATTACAAGGGGTCAAGACCCCTTGTCAGGAAATAGAGAAAACCAAGAAAATCAAACGTTAAAAAATACTGTGTTTATATAAATTTTTATACTTTTACAAATGACTAAACAAGATTTAAAATGATAAGGAGAAGTTTTGTGAAACAGTATTTAGCAGATTTTGGGCTGCTTTTTGTAGGGATATTTTGGGGACTTGGGTTTGTATTTGTGAAGATTGGGCTGAATACAGGAGTTGATCCGTTTTATTTGTCAGCGGTTAGATTTCTTGTGGGAGGGCTTATTCTTTACGGGATTTTCTTTAGGAAAGTTGGTAGATTTACGAAAAAGGATATTTTGGCTGGATTAATAGTTGGAATTTTTCAATTTTTTGGATATGCTTTTCAAACTTATGGGGCAATGCTTACGACTGCCAGTAAAAATGCTTTCTTTACATCAATTAATGTTATAATTGTGCCTTATATTTTTTGGTTTTTGCACAAAAAACGTCCTGATATTTTTGCATTTCTGGCTTCAGTTATTTGTGTAATGGGAGTTGCTGTGATAAGTTTTGACAGGAAGATGAATCTTGCAAATCTTAATTTTGGAGATATTCTGACGATCATAAGTGCAGTATTTTTTGCAGGACAGATTGCTACGAATGGGTATTTCAGCAAAAAAGTTGAGCCGTTAAAACTTGTTGTTATGCAGATGTTTGTAGCTGGAATATTATTTGTGATAAATGTTTTTATTTTTTCAGATATAAGTAAAATTGAAAAACCTGCTGGAATGACGTTAGTTGCAATAATTTATTTAACACTCTTTTCAACAGCGATACCGACAGTATTACAGACATTCTGCCAAAAATATACAACTTCCACAAGAGCTTCAATATTAATGTCAACAGAGTCACTTTTTGCTCCACTTTTTGCATTTTTTATATTAAGTGAGAGATTGTCACTAAGAGTGGCAGCTGGAGCTAGTTTGGTGCTTTTTGCGGTGCTTGTGTCGGAAACAAAATTGGGATTAAAAAAAATTGAGGAATGATAAATAAAAAATTAATTGATGTTTTGTATTAAAATTTATCAAATAATATGATAAAATAAGACGTACAAATAATGAGTTTAAAAGGAGAGAAAAAAT contains:
- a CDS encoding response regulator transcription factor — its product is MYKVLIADDNKQIVSILSEYCKKNNFIVSTVFNGEDALKEVEENKFDIVLLDVMMPKKDGFDVCREVRKFSNVPIIMITARGEDYEKIMGLEIGADDYIVKPFSPGEIIARINAILRRITPKNDDSEKIFSFDNLEIDLNNFTVKINNEIISLTKKEIEILWTLATNQNKVFTRENLLDLIWGFDYFGESRTVDTHIKRLRAKMDNYEHKKWNIKTIWGVGYKFDILEN
- a CDS encoding YoaK family protein, which produces MARNIKKIFFNGEEYPPETFRLAMLLCMVGGFMDTYTFSTRGNVLANAQTGNIVFLAINLGKGNFGKAFYYFVPVFVFTMGILFSEFIRIKFEKHKIFRWQQIVIFYQVIIMFFIAFVPSGKWNMPINIIMSFIAAIQYQGFKKIRGMAGATTICTGNLRSGMENLFKYINTKETSFLQNFWIYIGLDLFFLVGALLCMVLVGIYGELSLLACCILLIIVFSVMFKEAI
- the recG gene encoding ATP-dependent DNA helicase RecG, producing MKTYNLLYENLENMKIKGVTKTNIPKFRKLGVFILYDLLYFFPRAYENRSNHKKIAEILADEFVILQGTIVNVVNQYIKAGRTMFRAVLSDDSGMIELVWFNNRFVKNGIHIGDEITVYGKVRKTVKFQLVNPEYKKINQASFDMHEQKQILPIYPSTESLRQQVIRKVMENALMDYGYLLQENLPKEFLQKEKLLGRKEAVLNIHFPESEEKQSKARKRFMLEEILLLEMGILQNRFSVDKANKNLYKLEDNKSLVSKFIKSLDYELTKAQKRVIKEIYSELKAGKIVNRLIQGDVGSGKTIVSFIMLLYMVENNYQGVIMAPTEILATQHYLGIVDEFMNLDIRVELLTRSVKGKKKEKLLNEIKEGLVDIVIGTHSLIEDNVIFKNLGLIVIDEQHRFGVTQRKLLRDKGNIANLIVMSATPIPRSLALTIYGDLDVSIIDELPAGRSPIKTKWIQNEIDRQKMYNFMEKKMKDGRQVYIVSPLIEESESLNVKSAQETYEEYISIFPNRKIGLMHGRQTYKEKQKVMEQFKNHELDILVSTTVIEVGVNVPNASIMVIRDAQRFGLSSLHQLRGRVGRGKYQSYCFLESETTNEISTKRLEVMEETTDGFKIAEEDLKLRNSGEILGTRQSGVSDMLFTDIVKNVKEIKFVRDFVMEYLKKNDGKIENEFLKMDIYRKFFNNADD
- the rpmB gene encoding 50S ribosomal protein L28; the protein is MQRCEVFGKTVSHGNRVSHSHRATKRIWRPNLQTMLLTINNEEVRVRVCTKAMKTLKGKNVDQVKKILLKNKETLSPKILKVLAK
- a CDS encoding DMT family transporter; protein product: MKQYLADFGLLFVGIFWGLGFVFVKIGLNTGVDPFYLSAVRFLVGGLILYGIFFRKVGRFTKKDILAGLIVGIFQFFGYAFQTYGAMLTTASKNAFFTSINVIIVPYIFWFLHKKRPDIFAFLASVICVMGVAVISFDRKMNLANLNFGDILTIISAVFFAGQIATNGYFSKKVEPLKLVVMQMFVAGILFVINVFIFSDISKIEKPAGMTLVAIIYLTLFSTAIPTVLQTFCQKYTTSTRASILMSTESLFAPLFAFFILSERLSLRVAAGASLVLFAVLVSETKLGLKKIEE